A genome region from Manis pentadactyla isolate mManPen7 chromosome 5, mManPen7.hap1, whole genome shotgun sequence includes the following:
- the LOC118908940 gene encoding mucin-7-like has product MKILPLLVCICTLSACFSLGEGRKKQWKPYHKKKNVQRYVFDHWFPFHPKFPPHWKLLLQNHHYFNQPIQQKPKNLKRGNSISKYPCLRKCPVKNNTVINNNASETTVQTLSMSPTSASTKIALFPDVTPLVQNATTTSARENYVTTHSSAGTPSPQPSSVRPETTAAPPTSSAAPPEPTVIPPTSSPVLPETTAVPPTSPQALPETTAAPPTSSPASPETTVVPSTSSPVLPETTAVPPTSPQALPETTAAPPTSSPASPETTAVPPTSSPVLPETTAIPPTSPQALPENTAAPPTSSPASPETTAVPPTSSPTPPETTPLTSSPASPETTATPSTSSAPQPETTAAPPTSSSAPQETTAIPPTSSPAPPETTATPPTPSPIPQETTAASPTSSAAPPETIPPTSSPAPPETTAAPNITAHPSPTTLASETSKIIAAAIIQSMTPATIQTTTVEQPTLSFLQKAYIDMWQYIFNIIEQIWNVRPKQ; this is encoded by the exons atgaaaattctACCACTGCTGGTGTGCATCTGCACACTGAGTGCTTGCTTCTCA CTTGGTGAAGGTCGAAAAAAGCAATGGAAACCATATCACAAAAAGAAGAATGTTCAGCGATATGTATTTGACCACTGGTTTCCATTTCATCCAAAATTTCCACCTCACTGGAAACTATTACTTCAAAATCATCACTATTTTAATCAACCCATACAACAAAAGCCTAAAAATTTAAAGAGAGGAAACTCAATTTCAAAATATCCCTGCTTACGTAAGTGTCCAGTTAAAAATAACACTGTGATCAACAATAATGCCTCAGAGACTACTGTTCAAACCCTATCTATGAGTCCCACATCTGCTTCCACCAAAATTGCTCTCTTCCCAGATGTGACTCCTCTTGTTCAGAATGCTACCACCACATCTGCAAGGGAAAATTATGTCACCACACACTCTTCTGCAGGTACACCATCACCACAACCTTCCTCAGTTCGGCCAGAGACCACAGCTGCCCCACCCACCTCGTCCGCAGCTCCACCAGAGCCCACAGTCATCCCACCTACATCTTCCCCCGTTCTACCAGAGACCACAGCCGTCCCACCTACATCTCCCCAAGCTCTGCCAGAGACCACAGCTGCCCCACCCACCTCGTCCCCAGCTTCACCAGAGACCACAGTTGTCCCATCTACATCTTCTCCAGTTCTGCCAGAGACCACAGCCGTCCCACCTACATCTCCCCAAGCTCTGCCAGAGACCACAGCTGCCCCACCCACCTCGTCCCCAGCTTCACCAGAGACCACAGCCGTCCCACCTACATCTTCCCCAGTTCTGCCAGAGACCACAGCCATCCCACCTACATCTCCCCAAGCTCTGCCAGAGAACACAGCTGCCCCACCCACCTCATCCCCAGCTTCACCAGAGACCACAGCCGTCCCACCTACATCTTCCCCAACTCCACCAGAGACTACCCCACTCACATCTTCTCCAGCTTCACCAGAGACCACAGCCACCCCATCTACATCTTCAGCACCTCAACCAGAGACCACAGCTGCCCCACCTACCTCTTCCTCAGCTCCACAAGAGACCACAGCCATCCCACCCACATCTTCCCCAGCTCCACCAGAGACCACAgccactccacctacaccttccCCAATTCCACAAGAGACCACAGCTGCCTCACCTACATCTTCTGCAGCTCCACCAGAGACCATCCCACCTACATCTTCCCCAGCTCCACCAGAGACCACTGCCGCCCCAAATATCACAGCTCATCCTTCCCCAACTACTCTTGCATCTGAAACTTCCAAAATTATAGCTGCAGCCATAATCCAATCTATGACTCCAGCCACCATTCAAACTACTACTGTTGAACAACCAACTTTATCTTTTCTGCAAAAGGCATATATTGATATGTGgcaatatatttttaacataataGAGCAGATTTGGAATGTTAGACCAAAGCAATAG